AATAACATCGCCAAATTCTCCCATTCGCCACATTTGCATAATATCCAAATAGTCTTGCATAAACTGTATTTTTGGATTTGCTACTTCTGTAGCGTGAATTAAAGCCACTTTAGGTTGTGCGAATCCAAATTTTTTACATGTGTTAATCGCATATTTTATCACTGCAACACGCTGTTCAAGTGTGGGGTAGGGAATTACGGCAGGATCAGAGAAGAAGACCAATTTATGATAATTGGGAATTTCGAATGCCGCGTTATATGTAAGAACGTTTCCTTTAGGTAATAATCCTTTATCTTTATCTAAGATTGCACGAAGAATAACATCTGTATTTACCAAACCCTTCATCAAAATATCACATTCACCTTGTTTTACCATTCTTACGGCTTCAAGTGTAGCATCATTCGCCTCGGGCTTATCAATAATATGGATGTGAGATGAAATATTTGGTTTTTCCAATAAATAAGATTCTATAACAGCTACATCTCCCACTAAGTATGCCTCTACAATTCCTGCTTCTACTGCCATAATTACAGCTTCCAATGTATGAGAATCAACCGCATTGGCAACAGCCATGCGTTTACGCGTTTCGGCTTCGGATAGATGTGATGTGAGGTCTTTAAAAGATTTTATTGGTTGCATAAAAGCGCATTTAATGTAAGAAGCTATTGCAAATATAAGTAATAATTATTCAGTGTGCAACTCTTTATTTTTTAAGCGGATAGCAAAAATATTCTTCAAATTACAAATAGTTATATAGAAAAATCTTTTTCAAAAAGTTTTATACAAAAGCGGCGTTTTGACTTTCAAAAATAATGAAAAAAAGGAAAAAATATTTTTTTGGATTTTGAAACTTTTTTTCTGAAAACAAAATCCTTCATATCGTTGTTTAATTTTCATTAAGATAAAAAATGACTTATGAAACAAACAATTAAAACCGAATGGAAAGGCGATATGGCTTTTGAGACCGATTTAAATGGTCATAAATTAGTAGTAGATGCAGCAGACGAAGTTGGTGGACACAATTTAGGTCCGCGCCCTAAAATATTGATGTTGGCTGCTTTAAGCGGTTGCACCGGAATGGATGTGGTTTCCATACTCAAAAAAATGCGTGTAGAGGTGAAAGCTTGCAATATATATGTAGAGGCAGATGTGACAGAAGAACATCCGAAACATTATGAAAAAATGCATATTATTTATGAATTTATCGGTAAAGATTTACCAATGGCAAAACTGGAAAAGGCAGTAAATATGTCGCAAGAAACGTATTGTGGAGTAAGTGCGGTTTACAAAAAAGCTATGGAAGTAACTTCTGAAATACGCGTTGTAGAAGCATAAAAGAAAACGTCCGGCAGGGCGTTTTTTTATTAAGTCATCTCACACTTGCATTAAATCTGATATTATCTGATTGGAAATAAGAATTCCGGACTGTGAAAGGGAAAGAAAATCGTTTTTTTCAATTAAAAATTTCCTATCAATATATTTTTTTGCATTTTTCATTAAAAATTCAAGCGCTTTTTTATTAAAATTATTTTTTACAAAATTCAAATCTATTCCTTCTTTAGTTCGTAGCCGAACCATAATGTAATCATTGTATTTATCGTTCTCAGATAAATCTTCCTTTTCAAAATAGATTTTATTCTCTTCTATGCTATTGCAATAATTATTAATAGATGCAACGTTCCATTGTCGTGAATTGCCATCATAAGAATGCGCTGAAGGACCTATTCCAAGATAAGGAATTTGTTGCCAGTACGAAGAATTGTGCCGTGAACGGAATTCTTTTTTTGCGAAATTGGAAATTTCGTACTGTTCAAAGTCATTTTCACTGCACTCTTTAATTAAAAGTTCGTACATTTTCACCATTATTTCATCATCAGCAGCGGTAACTTTTCCTTGCTGCAATTGTTTCCAAAGCGGCGTATTCTTTTCATACGTCAATCCATAAGCGGAAATATGTTGAATGTCTAATTCAAATGCCTTTTCAAGTTGTTTTTCCCACGATTCAAAAGTTTGAAACGGCAATCCGTAAATTAAATCGATGCTGATGTTTTCAAATCCTGCGAATTTAGCGTTTTCTATGGATTCAATAGCATCATTCGCATTGTGCCTTCGATTGATAAACTTTAGTTGTTTATCGTCAAAGCTCTGAATTCCAATACTTAAACGATTTATTCCCGTTTTTTTTATCGATTCCAGATATTCAAAAGATAAATCATCAGGATTGGCTTCCAACGTTATTTCGGCATTTGCAGAAAGATGAAAATATCTTTTTATTGCATCTAAAAGTAATTTTATTTCGTTTGGAGATAATGTGGAAGGTGTTCCTCCTCCAAAATAAACAGTTGAGATTTCATTGTCAGGCAAATAATTTTTGCGTTGTTCTATTTCTAACAGCATTGCGTTCAATAAACGGGATTTTTCTTTAAAATCTACTTTTGAAAAGAAATCACAATACGTACATTTTGTTTTACAGAAAGGAATATGAATATAAATGCCGGACATTTTTTAGCGGTAAAAAGTAAGTATTTATAGCTTCTGGTGAGAAAAACGGTTGTTATAAGTTAAATAGTATCTAATTGAAAATTCAGAGTGAAAATATTATAAACTCCAAGCTAAAAAATTAATAGAGGTCTTTTATCAAAATATTCTCACGAACAGTATCAATTTCTAACTGCATATTAAGCATTTTATTCCAAATGGTTTCCATTTCTTCCGATTTATTATTGAGAAACAGTTCAGAACCTTTTTTGTCTATTTTAGAATATAATACATTTATAGTGAGCTGATTAATATCCATTGCGGGATAATAAGCCCTGTCATTTAAATCATCATCCGCTACTTCTATTATGATATTGGCGTCCGTTAAAATTTGTAGTACTTGATTCAATAAACGGATGGGAAGTCTATATTCTTTAATTATTTCTTGTACTTTAATAGGAGGTTTGCTTTGTTCAAACCTTTTTACAATAAGATAAGTTACAAAGACAGTCAGATATTTTTTATATCTGGCGCTGATATTATCCGTATCCACTTCATAATCGTAATACCTTAAATTTTGTGAAGCATAAGAAATTTCAGCTCCTAAAAGAACAATTAGGCAAGAAATATTAATCCAAAGCAATAGCAATGGAATTGCCGCAAATCCTCCATAAACTGCATTATAACGTGTTAAATTAATTTGTCCGTTAACATAGAGCATTTGAAAAATTTGATAAGCCGTTCCTGCTACAATACCTGCAATCAGAGCATTTACAAACCTTACTTTGGTATTGGGAATAACCCAGTACATAAAAGTAAACATTATCCAGCTGATAATGAAAGGAACAAAGAAAACAACTATTTTTAATAACGGGCTAAAAAACTGATATAAAAACGATTGTGAAAGAATGGTATTAAAGTATATGGATAATCCGCTTGTAACAACGATTAGGATAGGCAAAATAAACAATCCTGAAAAAAGTATAGTAAACTGACGGATAATAGAGCGAGATTTTTTTACCTGCCAAATAGTGTTAAAGGCATTTTCTACCTGCATAAAAAAATTCATCACAGCATAAACCAAAATAGCTAAACCAATTCCTATAAATATTCCTCCTTGTGTGGTTGCCAAATACTTTTCAACAAAATTCATTACGGTGGGAAGCATATTCGCTTGTGCTATGAAAGTATCAGAAAGAGCTTTTTCAATGTATGTTTCTATTCCAAATCCTTTACCTATAGCAGTAATCAAGGCAATAATGGGAACAACGGCAAATGTAATAGAGTAGGTAAGCGCTGCCGCTCTTACACCAAGTCGGTTAGTGTAATAACCTCTTATGGCTAAATAAAGAGTTTTTATGATGTTGTAAAGAATACGCTTGCCGTGGGAAAGTTCACTTACAGTTATGCGCCAGATGTCATAACGGACGAAGTCATGAAGTTTCTGGTAAATGTCAGAGATTTTGCTCATATTTGTCCCTTAATTTCCCTTGGGGGAAATTGATAATATGTTTTTATTATATGATTTTACCACAAAAAGCCCGATTTAAAGGATTTAATGGCTCATTTCTAAATAAAAAAACAGCAGGTTTGTAAGCCGGGTTCTGTGTTCCGTCCCGATATTATCGAGACAAAATGTTTGTCATTTATCTTGTTCTGGCATTGCTGACAGAATCTGAGCGATCTACCCCCCGGCATCGAACGAGCAGTTCTACATGCGCCGGTATACGCGATCTTGCAACCCATAAGGTGTACGGCAAATCACATCACTGTGACTTCCGGTGAGCTTTTACCTCGCCTTTTCACCCTTATCCGCCAGTTGGTGGACGGTTATTTTCTGTTACACTTCTCTGCCATTACTGACAGCTTCCCGTTAGGAAGTATGGCGCTCTTTGTTGCCCGGACTTTCCTCCCCATAAATACAATGGAGCGACAAACCAACCTGCTGTAAGTTACAAAGATAGTAGATTTTTTTGTTTTAATAAAAAAATCTTTTTTGTTGAGTTATATTTGACAGTTGATAGTTTAAGGTAAAGCTCATTAATAAAACAATAAACATACCGGCGCGCCTATAGAAACATCCTGATTGAGTTTTTTTAGTTTTCCATTACATTGTTTACGACTAAAAATGGTAATATTATCTGTTTTTTGATTACCAATAAAGAGAAATTTCCCATCGGGCGATATCGCAAAATTTCGCGGTGCATTTCCGCCCGTAGAATATGAGGATTTTTTGGTTATTTTTCCGTTTTTCTCTACTTTGAAACAGGTAATATCATTTGCTTCGCCTCTATTGGTAGCATAAAGAAATTTTCCATCGGGTGAAAGATGAATATCAGCTGCACCATTTGCAAGTTTTGAATTATTTATAACTGAACTTGTCTGAATTGCGTCGAGTTTTCCTTCAGATGAAAATTCAAAAACGGTTAAATCCGCATTTAATTCTTGAAGCAGATAAAGATATTTTCCATCTTTAGAGAATGCTGTGTGGCGTGGACCGCTATGTTTTTTGAGAATTTTTACGTCAATTTGTGTAAATATCTCATTTACGGAATTTGGATTATAAGCATAACTATAAATGCAGTCGGTTCCTAAGTTTGTAGCAATCATATACTTTCCATCGGGTGAAAATAATACTTGATGGACATTGCTTGGTCCAAATTTTCCTCTCCCGAACATCTTTCGTTGGTGTGTAATTGTTTTAACTGTATCAGTAAGAAAACCATCATTTTTTCTTTCGAGTACAGAAATTGTTCCGTTGCCGTAGTTTGCTGTGATAACGTGTTTCTCGGTTACATTTACAAAACACGGTCCTGCGTTTCCTAATGGAATTTTATTTAAAAATGTAAGTTTATTTTCTTTTTCTTCAAAACGAAAGGCGCTTACAGCGCTATTCTCACCCGATTCATTTACAGCATACACAAATTTTTTATCGGGAGAAAATGCTAAAAAACTAGGATTGTCTGTGGTTGCAGCCAAATTCTGTGAAACCANTTTNCCTTTTTTATCAAATGAAAGCGCGTAAATTCCGTCGCTTTTCCCATTGGTATATGTACCTACAAGCATTCTATACGCAGAATTTTGTCCAAAAACCCACATTCCGAACATCATAAAAGATATAATAAAAATTCGTTTTAGCATAAAAAGTTATTTTAATTCAAATTCGTTACCCGAAGCAGGAATTTCAATATTTTGAAATCCGTTTTCATACAGGCGATTCTGATATGCTTGTTGCACTTCGTATTCTCCGTGAACGAGGAATNTTTTTTTTATTTCGAAAGTATTTTGACATTCCAAAAATCGAATCATCTCATTATAATCAGCGTGTCCGGAAAAAGCTTCTATTTTAGCAATGGCAGCTCTAACAGGATGGATTTCCCCAAAAATAGAAATTTCTTTTAATCCCGGCTCCTGTATTCGTGCTCCTAATGAGGATGGCGTACAATATCCTACAATCAAAATAGTGTTTTTAGGATTTGAAATGTTGTTTGCAATATGGTGTTTGATGCGTCCGGCTTCCGCCATTCCCGAAGCTGAAATAATTATACAAGGTTCGTCTGTTTCATTTAGCGCTTTTGATTCTTCAACTAACTTAATGTAATGCAGACTGTTAAATCCAAAAGGATCTGGATCNGTTTTCATTACTTCCTTAATATCTTTATTTAAATCATTTAGGTGCATTCGAAAAATATCGGTAGCATTTACTGCTAACGGACTATCTACGTATACGTTTATTTTAGGTAGTTTTCCCTCGTTAAAAAATTTATTCAGTACGAATACAATTTCCTGCGTACGACCAATTGCAAATGAGGGAATGATTAATTTTCCACGTTTTTTCACACATGTATTTACAATAATTTTCAACAACTCATCTTCCATATTTTTTACCGATTGATGCAAACGGTCNNNNNNNNNNNNNNNNNNNNNNNNNNNNNNNCCGCTATCTGCAAGCATTATCGAACATAAATTACGTGTGGCTATTGTAGTAATTACCGAACCTCGAAAACCAAGTTTGTATAAATATGGGATTAATCCGGAATGATCAATGTGCGCGTGTGAAAGTATTACGTAATCAATGCTTTGCGCATCTACTTGCAAGTTTCTGTTAAGCGCATCGGTTTCCATCCCTTTTCCTTGAAACATTCCGCAATCCAATAGAATTTTTTTTCCATCATTGGTTGTAATGAGTGTTTTGCTTCCTGTAACTTCGCGCGCTGCGCCTATAAATCTGATTTTCATTTGTTTGGTTTTTGATTTAAAACTGTTTTTTTCTTACAAATAGAAACATTAAAATAACGAAGAAAGTTTGAGTTTATAAAATGTTTTTAGGATTTTTTTGAAGATACATAAGTAAAAGAGAGAATCTCGGATAAATTTTTGCATAAAAAATGTTTTTTTGGAGATTAATCATAACTTTGTATCGGGAAAGGATTTTTAACGTTAGTTTTTTTATGCAAAACCATACAGAAATAAAAATAGGTAGAAAAGATGTAATTTGGAATTATTTTGCCACCTTTTTGCAAATAGGATTGGGCGTTTTGCTTTATCCTGTTATTCTTCGAAAATTACCATCGGAAACGGTTGGTATTTGGTCTATTTTTGTTTCTATATCTTCTTTAGTTTCTTTACTCGATTTCGGATTCGATCCTTCTTTTACTCGAAATATCACTTATATATTTTCTGGTGTCAATAGATTGGAAAAGATTGGGATATCTGCCGATTATCAACATGGTAATATCAATTATGATTTATTGGGAAGTACAATTCGCGCTATGAGATGGTTCTATTTTCGTATTGCAATTCTTGCGTTTCTTTTGCTTATTTCCGTAGGTAGTATTTATATTTATCATATTTTAGAAAAAAAGTATACGGGAGATGTTTCTCAAATAGGAATTGCTTGGCTGATTTTTTGTTTAGTCAATGTTTATAATATCTATACGCTTTATTACGATTCGTTAGTGATGGGCTGTGGCAAAGTAAAGGAAAGCAGGCAAATAATTGTGGTAAGTCAATTTTTTTATTTAATTATTTCTATTGTTCTTTTATTTTTGGGTTTTGGATTAATTTCTATTGTTTCAGCACAGGCTGTTTCTGTTATTTTAAGAAGATTTTTATCTTATAGATTATTTTTTACTCCTCAATTAAAAGAAAAACTTTCAAAAGCCAACACGGAAAATTACAAAGAAATTATTAAAATAATATCGCCAAATTCTATAAAATTGGGTTTGACAAGCATTGGGGCTTTTTTAGTCTCACAATCATCTGTTATTATAGGCTCGTTGTATTTAACCCTTTCACAAATAGCTTCTTATGGTATTACAATGCAGATTGTAGGTATTGTTATTTCTCTTTCTTCTGTTTATTTTTCATCTTATGTACCAAAAATTTCGAATTTGAGGGTTCAAAATAATTTATTTCAAATAAAAAAAATATATATCAAATGTCTTTGGATTCTAATATTCACATTTTTGTTTTGTGGGATATTTATTATTTTATTTGGAGATTGGGCATTGATATTACTTAAATCAAAAACATTACTTTTAAACAGAAGTATGATCGCAGTCATTATGCTGATTGCTTTGTTGGAAAAGAATCATGCAGTCGCAGGTGGTTTTTTGCTTACTAAAAATGAAGTGCCATTTTTTAAAGCATCTTTGATTTCCGGAACNGCGACAGTGATAATATTATTTTTATTGATAGAAGTGTTTCAGCTTGGAATTTGGGGAATGATTTTGGCGCCAGGAATAGCNCAAATAATGTATCAAAACTGGAAGTGGCCTCTTGTTCTGATGAAGGAATTAAAAACACCTGATACTATAAATTCAATAAATTTATAAAATGGAAATACATAATAAATGAACAAGATAAAGACCATAAACGTATTTACCATTGGAGATTCATCCTTGTTAAACACATGGTCGAATATTCCTTATTTTCTAACAACAACGTTAGAAAGACAAGGATACATTATTAATCGGATTAATATTGAATCGAATCATATAATTCAAAAATTTTGGGATAAGATTATACTTCGAGTACTTGCAAAATTATTTAGAAATAATATATATTGGTATGATCGTACATTTTTATGTTATGTGGAAACTTTTATAAAAATATGGCGAGCAAATAAAAAATACAGAGATAATGATATAAATCTTTTTATTACTTACAGTTTTTACAATCCTTTTTCAAAAAAACCAAACGTACTTTTCAGTGATTGGGACTATGAAACAATGATAAAAGACAAACGACAAAGAGATCCATATTTTTTTGAGAAATGGTCAATAATGCGGCAAAGAAAAGTAATTAAAAAAGCAGATTTAATAATTTCATTATTTCCTAATGCTGCTGAGGAAATGAAACTTCGCTATAACAAGTCCAATATAATTTGTTTGGATAAAAATGTGGTAAATGTCTTTTTTGATAAAGAAATAGATGAAAAGAACATAATTGAGAAAAAACAAAATTCCTATAAACTACTTTTTATTGGCACCTTAAAATATTTAGAAAGTGCTAAATTGCTAATTAAAGTGTATAAGGATTTGAAAAATTTTTATCCTTTATTAGAATTGGTAATTATTGGAATTGAAGAAAAGCAACTTCCTAAATTGCCCGGTGGAGTTGTATGTTATGGTTACTTGAATAAAGGGAATTCGCGAGATAATGAAATTTATTATAAAGAGTTAATAAGCGCCAAATTATTCATAAACCCAACTCCGGTGTGGGCAGGATATTCATCAACAATTGAAGCTATGTTTTTTTATACTCCTGTCATTGTATCGCCTTACACTGATTTTGTAAAAGAATTTGGAAGAAGGATCGACTTTGGTATGTATTGCGAAGATTTTAATATAAGTAGTTTGAAACACTGTATTAAACAAGTATTGGACAAAGATAATTACGAGCAGATGTGTGTAAATGCAAGAAATAGAGTAAAAGATTATACTTGGGATAGTTATGTTAAAAAACTAATGATTAAGATTCAAAATATTTGAATAAGGAAAAAACAAGAAAATAACTTTACAAAAAGTTCTCTTCTTTTCTTTATATGTGGTTTAAATTTAATGTATTTCTATATTTTCAAACAATTTTCATATACTTTTACTATTTTTTTACCCACATTTTTATAACTGAATAAATCTTTTGAATTGTTTTGAATTTCTTTATTATTGTAATTAGGCAGATTATTAAGCACTTTATTTAAAGTTTGTGTTAAAGCTTTTTCATCTCCAATCTCAATCAATTTTCCGTTAATTTCATTAATAACTTCCGGTGCTATTCCTACTTTAGTACTTATTACAGGAACTCCACTCACTAAACTTTCTGCAATTACCACTCCGGCTGTCTCATAATTAGAAAACAACACAAAAACATCCGATTTTCTGAACCATTCGGCAACTTCTTTTGGTGTTTTTTCACCTAAAAAAAGAACTGTGTCTTTTGGAATTTTTAATGTCTCACAATAGGATCTTGTTTGAACGTAATCTTTTCCGGTGCCGATTATTACCAATTCAAAGTCATTTCTTAAGGTTGATAAGTTTTTTATTGAACAAAGCATACCGTTAACGTTTTTTGCTGCCTCATCGAAACACGAAATATGCAAAATTCTCTTTTTCTGTTTTTGCGTGGACAACTTATCCTGATAAAAAAAATCATCAACCACATTATTTATAACCAAGTAATTATCGTTTTTTAAACCGTTCTCAATCATTCCATTTTTTAAAATGTTGGAAACGGGCATAATAGCTGACGCATTTTTAGTTATTATTTTAGTAATAAACTTGTCGAATTTATTACTAAACGTATTATTTGTTGTCAAATATCTCGACCAATGTTCGGTTATTACATACGGAATGTTGTGGAAAAGTTTATAAAAATATGCAATTAACCCCGATATTATAATAGTGTGTAAATGAATTATTTCGATTTTCCATCCAGTTTTTTTTATCGCTTTTAATCCTTTCTGATAGGCCCAAAAATAATTTATTGTTTTTTTTATTTTTGCTAAAAAAGTTTTTTCAGAAAAAGGATAATAAACTCGATATTCCTGAATGTTATTATGTTGATTTACAGTTATCTCATTTTTTTTTATTTTATCATCGGCGTGAACATAAAGTACTTTTACGTCGGCATACAAACTTACAGCTTCGGCGTGCTTTTGCACAAAAAGTCCCGCCATTGAATCATAGCGATGCGGATACCAAGCGGATATAAAAAGCACATTCATTTATTTGCGAATTAAAAATTTAGGTCTGAACCTCTTAATTGAATAATACGATACAGGTTTTGCTCCAAAACCTTCATAAAATCGCGCCACTCCTTTAATTCTTGAACCTTCAAAATCAAGAATTTTGTCGGTATNAGCATATTTTTTTATAATTTCATTTACTAAAAAAAACATAGCCGATTTTTCTTTTCCTTCGGCGTTGGAAGAGGGTAAAAGGTAAATCATTCTATTGCCGGAAATAAATAACCCCAGCGATGCAATAAGTTTCCCTTCTAAAGTTTTCACCCCTTGCAATAATACTAATTTTCTCTCGAAAGCATCAATAACAAGCGTTTTAGTCTTATTTTTATCCGGTAAACTGTATGTTTTTTCTTCGTTGAAAAAAAAATGTAAAAAATTTTGAGGACTTAAACTCCAATCGACTTGTAGATTCTGTTTTTCAGCTTTTTTTATATTACGTTGCGTATTTACAGAGAAATTTTCCAATAATCTTTCGTAGCTTACATTTAAATTCAATAATAAATTTGGAAGTTTTTTTGAGTTTTCAATGTGATTTTTTTCATTCAAGTTTAGTTCGTAACTGAAATAAGGTATGGATTTTACAAATTCTTTTACAATTTNTTCCGTGATCGGTTTTGATGAAAAAACACCAAGTTGCTGTGTCAGAATNGGTTGCACTAAATACTTAAATTTATACTTCTTTTTTACCGGAAGAGGCATCACATATTCAAAATCGTCGCTCACAAGCGCTTCCCAATTAGGAGAAATATTATCCAAAAACCAAGATTGGNCATAGATCATTTTATTTTGAGAATTTAAGATAATTTTATCCCAAAGTTGATAATCAATTTCGTTATGTTTCAAGTGACGAATTTTCATCATATTCTTATTAATTGTAGCAAAAGTACGTTATTTTATCCAAAAAGACAATGTATGAGAAATAAATAAGTAAAGAATTTATTTTTTGTATATCTTATTTTTTTATTATTTTTGAACTTTCTTTTTAAAACCGAAAAAATAATTTAAAAGATCAATATATGAGTAGAGATTCAGTACCTGCAAATAACGGGAATGTTCACAATATTATCACGTCCGGAACAAAAATAATAGGAAAAATTAATTCCGATTCNGATTTNAGATTGGATGGAGAAATAGAAGGAGATATTGTTTGTAAAGGAAAAGTAGTTATTGGTCAAAAAGGATATTTAAAAGGTTCTATAACTTGTGTAAGTGCAGAAATAATGGGAACTGTNACGGGAAATCTGCAAGTAAANGACACGTTAACTTTACGATCTTCAGGAAGTATAAGCGGAGACGTCTCCACCAAATCGTTGGTAGTAGAACCGAATGCCGTTTTCAACGGAACGTGCTCGATGAAAGATATGGTAAACGTTCCTAAAACAACTCAAATAAAGGAATAAATAACAATTGTTGGGAGCTTTTCTCAACAATTTTAGTTTTATATAATATGACAAAATTCCAGCATAAATCATATAAAGCATTTCTTGTAGAAGAAGAAAACGGAGAATATGTGCGTGGAGTTAAAATGTTAAANACGTTGAATCTTCCTGAAAATGAGGTTATTATAAGAGTNTNTTANTCTTCGTTAAATTATAAAGATGCGCTTTCCGCCATTGGTAACAAAGGCGTTACTAAAAAATATCCACATACACCCGGAATTGATGCGGCAGGAATAGTGGAATATTCCAAAAGCAGATTNATAAAAAAAGGAGAAAAAGTTATTGTAACCGGATATGATTTAGGAATGAATACCGCCGGTGGATTTTCCGAATATATTTCAGTGCCTGCAGATTGGGTGGTAAAATTACCTCGAGATCTTTCTCTTCAAGAAGCAATGATTATAGGAACGGCAGGGTTTACTGCAGGAATTTCTGTTACACGTCTTATTGAGTTGGTAAAACCAACCGATGGAAAAATAATTGTTACAGGTGCAACAGGCGGCGTAGGTTCCGTGGCTGTGAATATTCTTTCCAAATTGGGTTATTATGTGGTTGCCGTATCAGGAAAACAAGCCGAATATAATTATTTGGAAAGTTTGGGAGCCAAGGAAATAATCGATAGAGACAATTTTCTACGGTTAGAAAATAAACCGGTACTTTCTGCTCAATTTGCAGGTGGTATCGATACGGTTGGAGGAAAATTTTTAGAAAATATTCTGAAAACTTTACAAGGTTTAGGAGCTGTAACTACCTGTGGAAGTGTTGCTTCTACCGAATTGAATATGACGGTTTTTCCCTTTATTTTACGCGGAATTTCGCTTATAGGTATTTCTTCTCAAAATTATCCGATGAGT
The genomic region above belongs to uncultured Paludibacter sp. and contains:
- a CDS encoding 3-carboxymuconate cyclase-like protein, with protein sequence MLKRIFIISFMMFGMWVFGQNSAYRMLVGTYTNGKSDGIYALSFDKKGKXVSQNLAATTDNPSFLAFSPDKKFVYAVNESGENSAVSAFRFEEKENKLTFLNKIPLGNAGPCFVNVTEKHVITANYGNGTISVLERKNDGFLTDTVKTITHQRKMFGRGKFGPSNVHQVLFSPDGKYMIATNLGTDCIYSYAYNPNSVNEIFTQIDVKILKKHSGPRHTAFSKDGKYLYLLQELNADLTVFEFSSEGKLDAIQTSSVINNSKLANGAADIHLSPDGKFLYATNRGEANDITCFKVEKNGKITKKSSYSTGGNAPRNFAISPDGKFLFIGNQKTDNITIFSRKQCNGKLKKLNQDVSIGAPVCLLFY
- a CDS encoding OsmC family protein translates to MKQTIKTEWKGDMAFETDLNGHKLVVDAADEVGGHNLGPRPKILMLAALSGCTGMDVVSILKKMRVEVKACNIYVEADVTEEHPKHYEKMHIIYEFIGKDLPMAKLEKAVNMSQETYCGVSAVYKKAMEVTSEIRVVEA
- a CDS encoding Oxygen-independent coproporphyrinogen III oxidase, whose amino-acid sequence is MSGIYIHIPFCKTKCTYCDFFSKVDFKEKSRLLNAMLLEIEQRKNYLPDNEISTVYFGGGTPSTLSPNEIKLLLDAIKRYFHLSANAEITLEANPDDLSFEYLESIKKTGINRLSIGIQSFDDKQLKFINRRHNANDAIESIENAKFAGFENISIDLIYGLPFQTFESWEKQLEKAFELDIQHISAYGLTYEKNTPLWKQLQQGKVTAADDEIMVKMYELLIKECSENDFEQYEISNFAKKEFRSRHNSSYWQQIPYLGIGPSAHSYDGNSRQWNVASINNYCNSIEENKIYFEKEDLSENDKYNDYIMVRLRTKEGIDLNFVKNNFNKKALEFLMKNAKKYIDRKFLIEKNDFLSLSQSGILISNQIISDLMQV
- a CDS encoding RNA-metabolising metallo-beta-lactamase (fragment); its protein translation is MHQSVKNMEDELLKIIVNTCVKKRGKLIIPSFAIGRTQEIVFVLNKFFNEGKLPKINVYVDSPLAVNATDIFRMHLNDLNKDIKEVMKTDPDPFGFNSLHYIKLVEESKALNETDEPCIIISASGMAEAGRIKHHIANNISNPKNTILIVGYCTPSSLGARIQEPGLKEISIFGEIHPVRAAIAKIEAFSGHADYNEMIRFLECQNTFEIKKXFLVHGEYEVQQAYQNRLYENGFQNIEIPASGNEFELK
- a CDS encoding Ribonuclease BN, with protein sequence MSKISDIYQKLHDFVRYDIWRITVSELSHGKRILYNIIKTLYLAIRGYYTNRLGVRAAALTYSITFAVVPIIALITAIGKGFGIETYIEKALSDTFIAQANMLPTVMNFVEKYLATTQGGIFIGIGLAILVYAVMNFFMQVENAFNTIWQVKKSRSIIRQFTILFSGLFILPILIVVTSGLSIYFNTILSQSFLYQFFSPLLKIVVFFVPFIISWIMFTFMYWVIPNTKVRFVNALIAGIVAGTAYQIFQMLYVNGQINLTRYNAVYGGFAAIPLLLLWINISCLIVLLGAEISYASQNLRYYDYEVDTDNISARYKKYLTVFVTYLIVKRFEQSKPPIKVQEIIKEYRLPIRLLNQVLQILTDANIIIEVADDDLNDRAYYPAMDINQLTINVLYSKIDKKGSELFLNNKSEEMETIWNKMLNMQLEIDTVRENILIKDLY
- a CDS encoding putative membrane protein (Evidence 3 : Putative function from multiple computational evidences), with product MFFWRLIITLYRERIFNVSFFMQNHTEIKIGRKDVIWNYFATFLQIGLGVLLYPVILRKLPSETVGIWSIFVSISSLVSLLDFGFDPSFTRNITYIFSGVNRLEKIGISADYQHGNINYDLLGSTIRAMRWFYFRIAILAFLLLISVGSIYIYHILEKKYTGDVSQIGIAWLIFCLVNVYNIYTLYYDSLVMGCGKVKESRQIIVVSQFFYLIISIVLLFLGFGLISIVSAQAVSVILRRFLSYRLFFTPQLKEKLSKANTENYKEIIKIISPNSIKLGLTSIGAFLVSQSSVIIGSLYLTLSQIASYGITMQIVGIVISLSSVYFSSYVPKISNLRVQNNLFQIKKIYIKCLWILIFTFLFCGIFIILFGDWALILLKSKTLLLNRSMIAVIMLIALLEKNHAVAGGFLLTKNEVPFFKASLISGTATVIILFLLIEVFQLGIWGMILAPGIAQIMYQNWKWPLVLMKELKTPDTINSINL
- a CDS encoding Phosphate butyryltransferase, yielding MQPIKSFKDLTSHLSEAETRKRMAVANAVDSHTLEAVIMAVEAGIVEAYLVGDVAVIESYLLEKPNISSHIHIIDKPEANDATLEAVRMVKQGECDILMKGLVNTDVILRAILDKDKGLLPKGNVLTYNAAFEIPNYHKLVFFSDPAVIPYPTLEQRVAVIKYAINTCKKFGFAQPKVALIHATEVANPKIQFMQDYLDIMQMWRMGEFGDVIMDGPLDIFLALDTERGGIKNVPSPILGDADILIFPDFACANVFYKGIALFANAQMGGILQGTEKPCVLTSRSESSLSKFYSIAVGCILA